The nucleotide window ACGCCGGCGCCTCTTTTCGACAGCTTGCGGCCGGAAAGCGAAGCGCGTGCCGATTATCTGAGGCTGCTCGACACAAGGCTCAAACAGATGGCTGAAAAATATGGGCAGGGAAAGATCGTCGCGGACATCGCACCGATCACGAGCAGGGCGCGTGGGCGCTGAGTAGCCGCCAGCGCGCTTATTTCAGGTCTTTCGCGACGCGAAAGCCGTCTTGCGATTGACGCACGCTCTGGCTGTACTTGAAGCGCGTCGACGTGAGCATGTAATCGCTACCTTCGCGCCATGAGCCGCCGCGGATCACACGCATGTTGCAGCCCGGCGCGTCCCACGCGCGGCCGTCGTTCGGTGCGTTCTGGTACGAGTTGTGCCAACAGTCGCCGACCCATTCCCATACGCTGCCGTTCATATCGTGCAATCCATAAGGATTCGCCGCGAACGACCCGACGCTTTCGGGGCCCTCCTTATGCCATGGATCGCCGCAGTCCTTGCAGTTCGCGTGGCCCTTGCGCATCTGGTCGCCCCACCAGTATTTCGACGTCGTGCCCGCGCGGTCCGCGTATTCCCATTCGGCTTCGGTCGGCAGGCGGTAAGGCTTGCCCGTCGTTTTGGCGAGCCATTTGACGTAGAGCTGGGCGTCGTCCCAGCTTAGATCGCGTGCCGGAGCGTTCTTCAGCGAATTGTTCTCGGCTGCGAGGCGCGGGCATGCACTCGCATCCGCGCATGCATTCCATTGCTCGACCGTCACTTCGTATTTGCCGATTGCGAACGGCGCCGCGATGGTCACGCGATGCGGCGGCTTTTCGGATGGATCGTCGGAGTTGCTGCCCATCGTGAACGAACCGGCGGGCAGCGAGACCATCACCGGACAGGTTGCGCAGTCCTTGCTTTCACCGCTTGCGGCGGTGCTTGTTTTTGCAGCCGGTTGGGTGGGCGAGCGAGCAGGTGCGGGCACAGGCGCAGGCGATGCAGCGGCGGGGCGTTGTGGTTGCGGTGCGGGGGCAGCCGGAGCCGCCGGCGTGGCCGCTTGAGGGGCTGGCGAGGTCGGCGCCGTCTGCGGCTTTTGCGCACCGGCCGCGGCTTTGAGACGCTCGATGCGCGCACGCGCAAGTGTCGCGAAACGTCCGTTTGGATAGGCCTTCAGATACGCTTCGTAGTCGCTCGCGTAGTTGCTGTCCTTGATCGAGTCCCAGAACGTCAGTTCGTATTGTTCGTTGCTGTCCTTTGGCAGGATGCCGCGGCCTGGCATCGGCACGGTTGCCTCGTATGCGGTCGTGGCGAGCGCGAGACGTCGCGACGCATCGAGATTCCGCACGCCGTCGCTTGCAGGGCCCAACGCTTCACGCATCGATGACGACGTCCACGGCCTTTGTTGCCCTTGCGTAAGCAACGCGACCTCGTCTGCCGCATGCCGAAGCATCGCGAACATCGTATCGATGTTGCCGCTTCGCGCGACTGGCGGCGCTTTTTCCATCTGATGCAGCCATGCGTCGGTCAGCAAGCCGTGTTGCGCACCGTCCAGCGCCATTGCTCCGGGCGCCGCTGCATACGCAACGAATGTCCGCGCGGGCAGTATCGGCAGAGCGGCATCGACGGGAGAAGGGCGCGCAAACGGCTGCACGAGGCAGGCGTCGAGCACGACCACATTGCGCTGCTGCGGTCGCGCGACGGACATGACGCGCAATACCGTCGCGACATCGATGCCATCGCGTACCAGAGCAGCGGGCTTGCGCGCGTCGACGCCCGCGGGAAGCAGCAAAGTGGCATGCGCGGTTTGAATGCCGTGTCCGGCGAAGTAGAAGAGACCGACACCACCTGCTTGCAGCCGCCTGGCGAATTCGTCAATCGCCTCATTCATTTTCTGCGGCGTTGCATCGGCCACGCTAACCACCTCGAAACCTAGCGACTGCAAAGCCGCACTCACGGCCCCGGCATCGCGCCGGGCGTTAGCGAGCGGGTTAGCCGGATAGTTGCTATTGCCGATCACCAGCGCGACTTTGCGTTCGGCAAATGCGGCATCGTCGCTGGCGGCGTGCGCGCTGCCGAGCCCGATCATGCACACCAGCAGGAGTGTTCGCCACATATTCAAATCCTGTCCGCTATGAACCGTTTATGGGTATGGGACAACTCGCCGGCCTTCATCAAAAAGATAGCACGCAGTGCGAACGTCAGAACGTTAACGAGTGGTGCGTATCTTTTTGGCAAGTTCCGTCCTAAGCTGAATCAGAATCGCAAAGCCGTGAACTTCCATCGGGAGAATGCGCCATGCGAAGAACAAAAACACGTGTGCTGGCCGCGCTGTCGATTGCGTCGGCGGCATGCATCGCGCTCGGTTCGTCGAGTGTGCACTCCGCACAGCAGACGCCGTCGCCGCCCGGCGCGCAGGAATACATCATCTGGCCGTACGACGGCGCGGTCATTCAGGGCGGCAAACTCTGGGTTCGCATGGGGCTGCGCAACATGGGCGTGTGTCCAAAAGGCGTCAATGTTCCCAACACCGGGCACCATCATCTGCTGATCGATACCGATCTGCCGCCGCTCGACCAGGAAATTCCATCCGACCGCCAGCATCTGCATTTCGGCGCGGGCGAGACCGATGCGCGCATCGAATTGCCGCCGGGCAAGCACACGCTGCAACTGCTGCTGGGCGATCAGAACCACGTGCCGCATGTGCCGCCCGTGTACTCGAAGAAAATCACGATCATCGTCAAGTAAGGGTCTCCTGGGGCGTGAGCGTCCCGAGGTTCAGGAGCCCGCGCGAACGATGCTCGACGGAGAGCGCCAGTCATGTACAAGATCCTTGCTGCTGCGGCGTTTGCCGCGTTGATGTGCGGGTTCGTAGCCAATGCGTCGGGCGGCACGACGCCGGC belongs to Paraburkholderia sp. SOS3 and includes:
- a CDS encoding SUMF1/EgtB/PvdO family nonheme iron enzyme, whose amino-acid sequence is MWRTLLLVCMIGLGSAHAASDDAAFAERKVALVIGNSNYPANPLANARRDAGAVSAALQSLGFEVVSVADATPQKMNEAIDEFARRLQAGGVGLFYFAGHGIQTAHATLLLPAGVDARKPAALVRDGIDVATVLRVMSVARPQQRNVVVLDACLVQPFARPSPVDAALPILPARTFVAYAAAPGAMALDGAQHGLLTDAWLHQMEKAPPVARSGNIDTMFAMLRHAADEVALLTQGQQRPWTSSSMREALGPASDGVRNLDASRRLALATTAYEATVPMPGRGILPKDSNEQYELTFWDSIKDSNYASDYEAYLKAYPNGRFATLARARIERLKAAAGAQKPQTAPTSPAPQAATPAAPAAPAPQPQRPAAASPAPVPAPARSPTQPAAKTSTAASGESKDCATCPVMVSLPAGSFTMGSNSDDPSEKPPHRVTIAAPFAIGKYEVTVEQWNACADASACPRLAAENNSLKNAPARDLSWDDAQLYVKWLAKTTGKPYRLPTEAEWEYADRAGTTSKYWWGDQMRKGHANCKDCGDPWHKEGPESVGSFAANPYGLHDMNGSVWEWVGDCWHNSYQNAPNDGRAWDAPGCNMRVIRGGSWREGSDYMLTSTRFKYSQSVRQSQDGFRVAKDLK
- a CDS encoding DUF4399 domain-containing protein, which translates into the protein MRRTKTRVLAALSIASAACIALGSSSVHSAQQTPSPPGAQEYIIWPYDGAVIQGGKLWVRMGLRNMGVCPKGVNVPNTGHHHLLIDTDLPPLDQEIPSDRQHLHFGAGETDARIELPPGKHTLQLLLGDQNHVPHVPPVYSKKITIIVK